Proteins from a single region of Drosophila biarmipes strain raj3 chromosome 3R, RU_DBia_V1.1, whole genome shotgun sequence:
- the LOC108024444 gene encoding eclosion hormone — protein sequence MNCKPLILCTFVAVAVCLVHFGNAMPAINHYTHKRFDSMGGIDFIQVCLNNCVQCKTMLGDYFQGQTCALSCLKFKGKAIPDCEDIASIAPFLNALE from the exons ATGAACTGCAAGCCCTTGATTTTGTGCACCTTCGTGGCGGTTGCAGTGTGCCTCGTGCATTTCGGAAATGCAATGCCAGCTATAAACCATTATACGCACAAGAGATTTG ATTCCATGGGCGGCATTGATTTTATTCAG GTGTGCCTGAATAACTGCGTCCAGTGCAAGACCATGCTGGGGGACTACTTCCAGGGGCAGACTTGCGCCCTATCCTGCCTCAAGTTCAAGGGAAAAGCCATCCCCGACTGCGAGGACATAGCCTCTATAGCGCCGTTTCTAAATGCGCTCGAGTAA